A window of Akkermansiaceae bacterium contains these coding sequences:
- the scpA gene encoding methylmalonyl-CoA mutase produces MSSPSFKDIPYNSTQKKLSYEAWCAKLEKEQGKPIDEIVWNTMEQIPVKPLYTEDDMEEVEHLDYQAGIAPFLRGPYATMYCFRPWTIRQYAGFSTAEESNAFYRRNLAAGQKGLSVAFDLATHRGYDSDHPRVVGDVGKAGVAIDSILDMEVLFGNIPLDKVSVSMTMNGAVLPILAFYITAALEQGATLDQLAGTIQNDILKEYMVRNTYIYPPGPSMKIIADIFEFTSQKMPKFNSISISGYHMQEAGATADLEMAYTLADGWEYLKTGIEAGIDIDAFAPRLSFFWAQGKNHFMEVAKMRAARVLWAKIVKTFNPKNPKSLALRTHSQTSGWSLTEQDPFNNISRTCIEAMAATLGHTQSLHTNALDEAIALPTDFSARIARNTQLFLQDETSICRVIDPWGGSYYLEALTDALIKKAWAHIMEAQELGGMSKAVEAGIPKMRIEEAAARRQARIDSGAETIVGVNKYRLEKEDPLDILDVDNTAVRLSQIERLKKLRANRNEQECQASLNALRDCAGGGEGNLLDLAVKAAQARASLGEISDACEDHFGRYKATIRSISGVYGNEFSNQGDMKDIPDLIKKFESKEGRRPRIMIAKMGQDGHDRGAKVVSTAYADMGFDVDIGPLFQTPEETAKQAVENDVHVIAMSSLAAGHKTLLPQLIGELAKLDREDIMVVCGGVIPAQDYDYLYQNGAAAIFGPGTVVPDSARKVLNLLLEQLED; encoded by the coding sequence ATGAGCAGCCCATCATTTAAAGACATCCCGTATAACTCGACTCAGAAAAAACTGAGCTACGAAGCCTGGTGCGCCAAACTCGAGAAGGAGCAAGGTAAACCCATCGATGAAATCGTATGGAACACCATGGAGCAAATCCCGGTCAAGCCACTCTACACTGAGGACGACATGGAAGAGGTGGAACACCTCGATTACCAGGCGGGCATCGCGCCCTTCCTGCGCGGCCCCTACGCCACCATGTATTGTTTCCGCCCGTGGACGATCCGCCAATACGCCGGCTTCTCCACCGCCGAGGAGTCCAACGCCTTTTACCGCCGCAACCTGGCAGCGGGTCAAAAGGGGCTCTCCGTCGCCTTCGACCTCGCCACCCACCGTGGCTACGACTCGGACCACCCGCGTGTGGTCGGGGATGTCGGCAAGGCCGGTGTCGCCATCGACTCCATCCTCGATATGGAGGTGCTGTTTGGCAATATTCCGTTGGACAAGGTCTCTGTTTCCATGACCATGAACGGTGCGGTGCTGCCGATCCTCGCCTTCTACATCACCGCGGCACTGGAGCAGGGGGCCACCCTCGATCAGCTCGCGGGCACGATCCAGAACGATATTCTCAAGGAGTACATGGTGCGTAACACCTACATCTACCCGCCCGGGCCATCGATGAAAATCATCGCCGACATCTTTGAGTTCACCTCCCAGAAAATGCCGAAGTTCAACTCGATCTCGATCTCCGGCTACCACATGCAGGAGGCCGGGGCGACCGCCGACCTGGAAATGGCCTACACCCTGGCCGACGGCTGGGAGTATTTGAAAACCGGGATCGAGGCGGGCATTGACATCGATGCCTTCGCTCCCCGGCTCTCCTTCTTCTGGGCCCAGGGAAAAAACCACTTCATGGAGGTCGCCAAGATGCGCGCCGCACGTGTGCTCTGGGCGAAGATCGTCAAGACCTTCAATCCGAAGAATCCCAAGTCGCTCGCACTCCGCACCCACTCACAGACATCCGGCTGGAGTCTAACAGAGCAGGATCCGTTTAACAACATTTCCCGCACCTGCATCGAGGCCATGGCCGCGACGCTCGGCCACACCCAGTCGCTGCACACCAACGCGCTCGACGAAGCCATTGCCCTGCCGACGGATTTCTCCGCCCGTATCGCCCGCAACACCCAGCTCTTCCTGCAGGACGAAACGTCGATCTGCCGTGTCATCGACCCGTGGGGCGGCTCGTATTACCTCGAGGCTCTCACCGACGCGCTGATCAAAAAAGCCTGGGCCCACATCATGGAAGCCCAGGAGCTCGGCGGTATGTCGAAGGCCGTGGAAGCGGGTATACCCAAGATGCGAATCGAGGAAGCCGCCGCCCGCCGTCAGGCCCGCATCGACTCCGGTGCGGAAACCATCGTCGGCGTCAACAAGTACCGCTTGGAAAAAGAAGATCCGCTCGACATCCTCGATGTCGACAACACGGCGGTCCGGCTTTCCCAGATAGAACGCCTCAAGAAACTCCGCGCCAACCGCAACGAGCAAGAGTGCCAGGCCAGTCTCAACGCCCTGCGCGATTGCGCTGGGGGCGGCGAAGGCAACCTCCTGGACCTCGCCGTCAAGGCAGCCCAGGCCCGAGCTTCACTCGGTGAGATTTCCGATGCTTGCGAAGACCACTTTGGTCGCTATAAAGCAACCATCCGCTCGATCTCCGGAGTGTACGGAAACGAATTCAGCAACCAAGGTGACATGAAAGACATCCCCGACCTGATCAAGAAATTCGAGTCCAAGGAAGGACGCCGCCCACGCATCATGATCGCGAAAATGGGGCAGGACGGCCACGACCGCGGCGCCAAGGTGGTGTCCACCGCCTACGCGGACATGGGATTTGATGTCGATATAGGACCGCTCTTCCAGACACCTGAGGAAACAGCGAAACAAGCCGTTGAAAACGACGTGCATGTCATCGCCATGAGTTCCCTGGCTGCCGGACACAAAACACTCCTTCCCCAACTCATCGGGGAACTCGCGAAGCTTGACCGGGAGGACATCATGGTCGTCTGCGGCGGTGTGATCCCCGCCCAGGACTACGATTACCTTTATCAAAACGGAGCCGCCGCCATCTTTGGCCCTGGAACCGTCGTTCCGGATTCAGCCCGCAAGGTACTCAACCTTCTGCTTGAGCAGCTTGAGGACTAG
- the meaB gene encoding methylmalonyl Co-A mutase-associated GTPase MeaB, whose amino-acid sequence MPKKIKPEWQPEDGDDHHGCYAGFVSPGVDDSGDFKPPLKKRRKLTLDDYERGILSSDKTILSRAITLVESNHPEHEELAQSLLQRVLPKSGNSIRVGITGVPGVGKSTLIESLGCMLCEKGHRVAILAVDPSSSVTGGSILGDKTRMENLVREPNAYIRPSPSSGSLGGVGRKSRETMLLCEAAGYDVILVETVGVGQNEITVRSMVDFFFLVMLAGAGDELQGMKKGVIEIADLLAVNKADGNNLHPARLAAAEYGRVLEFLQPATQGWKTRAVTCSAFEPPTLETLWDTIEEFRATTQQSGAFFARRKQQSIEWMHAMIEEELRNRFLRSKHIQALLPGIEQQVADNTLPAATAVHQIMREL is encoded by the coding sequence ATGCCCAAGAAGATCAAACCAGAATGGCAACCTGAAGACGGTGATGACCACCACGGCTGCTACGCCGGGTTTGTCTCCCCCGGGGTCGATGATTCCGGTGACTTTAAGCCGCCTTTGAAAAAGCGCCGCAAGCTCACCCTCGACGATTACGAGCGCGGCATCCTTAGCTCGGATAAAACCATCCTCTCCCGCGCGATCACTCTGGTGGAGAGTAACCATCCCGAGCATGAGGAGCTTGCCCAGTCGTTACTCCAGCGCGTCCTTCCCAAGTCTGGAAACTCCATCCGTGTCGGTATCACCGGCGTTCCCGGTGTCGGCAAAAGCACGCTGATCGAGTCGCTCGGCTGCATGCTTTGTGAAAAAGGCCACCGCGTTGCCATTCTAGCCGTCGATCCCAGCAGTTCGGTCACCGGCGGTAGTATCCTCGGTGACAAAACCCGGATGGAAAACCTGGTCCGCGAACCCAACGCCTACATCCGGCCGTCTCCCTCAAGTGGTTCGCTCGGCGGGGTCGGACGCAAAAGCCGTGAGACCATGCTGCTTTGCGAAGCCGCGGGCTACGATGTCATCCTGGTCGAAACCGTAGGCGTCGGCCAAAACGAGATCACCGTGCGCTCGATGGTGGATTTCTTTTTCCTCGTCATGCTCGCCGGGGCGGGGGACGAGCTCCAGGGGATGAAAAAAGGTGTCATCGAAATCGCCGACCTGTTAGCCGTCAATAAAGCCGATGGCAACAACCTGCACCCGGCCCGACTCGCCGCCGCCGAATACGGCAGGGTGCTGGAATTTCTCCAACCCGCCACCCAAGGCTGGAAGACCCGTGCCGTCACCTGCTCCGCCTTTGAACCACCGACTCTAGAAACTCTTTGGGACACCATCGAAGAGTTCCGCGCCACCACCCAGCAATCCGGTGCCTTTTTTGCGCGCCGCAAACAGCAATCCATCGAGTGGATGCACGCCATGATCGAGGAAGAACTCCGCAACCGTTTCCTCCGCAGCAAACACATCCAGGCCCTGCTCCCTGGCATTGAGCAACAAGTCGCTGACAACACCCTCCCTGCCGCCACCGCCGTGCACCAAATCATGCGTGAGCTGTGA
- a CDS encoding MFS transporter, translating into MSAAPSDRPDLREKISYGFGDLASVLYWQTFMLYLPYFYTDVFGLTAGFAATMFLISRIFDGVNDPVMGMIADRTSTRWGSFRPWLLWLCVPFAVMGVLTFTTPDFGSTGKAIWAYTTFFGIMILYTAINIPYTALLGVISSDSTDRTSVSSIKFMFAFGAGIIVSATLLPMVGFLGNGNEAKGWQQSFIIYGIAAVVFFLIAFRGTRERVKPSSTQKSSVSKDLKSLMRNRPWWILLCTTITFILFIAIRGSVTVHYFKYYVGEQTLSLPLFAGTYDFETLASAFNTVGQIFSLIGVLVVGWFARLVGKKSAFIILFIIAILSTSMFYFLKPGQVPLMFALQMLASMTGGPMSVLLWAMYADSADYAQWKHGRRATGLVFSASTMSQKIGWAFGAFVALQLMSQVGFAANQEQSPDSLQGMLLLFSLIPAAFGIVSVAIVTIYPLNERMMRTIAKELSAGGE; encoded by the coding sequence ATGTCCGCCGCCCCATCCGATCGACCCGACCTGCGGGAAAAGATTTCCTATGGTTTCGGCGATCTTGCGTCGGTCCTGTATTGGCAGACGTTCATGCTCTATCTGCCCTATTTCTACACCGATGTTTTTGGGCTGACGGCGGGGTTTGCAGCGACGATGTTTCTGATCAGCCGCATCTTCGACGGAGTGAACGACCCGGTGATGGGTATGATCGCGGATCGCACCAGCACGCGATGGGGGAGCTTCAGGCCCTGGTTGCTGTGGCTCTGCGTGCCTTTCGCCGTAATGGGGGTGCTCACCTTCACTACCCCGGACTTTGGATCCACGGGTAAGGCCATCTGGGCATACACCACTTTTTTTGGCATCATGATCCTCTACACGGCGATCAATATCCCCTACACGGCCCTGCTTGGCGTAATCTCATCGGATTCCACCGACCGCACCTCTGTCTCATCGATCAAGTTCATGTTCGCCTTTGGTGCCGGGATCATCGTATCCGCCACCCTGCTGCCCATGGTCGGCTTCCTCGGCAACGGCAACGAAGCCAAGGGCTGGCAACAATCGTTTATCATTTACGGCATCGCCGCGGTTGTTTTTTTCCTGATCGCCTTTCGCGGCACCAGGGAGAGGGTCAAACCCAGCTCAACACAAAAGTCCTCCGTGAGCAAAGATCTCAAATCACTGATGCGGAACCGTCCCTGGTGGATCCTGCTCTGCACCACGATAACCTTCATTCTGTTTATTGCGATTCGCGGTAGCGTCACCGTGCATTACTTCAAATATTATGTGGGTGAACAGACACTTTCCCTGCCCCTGTTCGCCGGTACCTACGACTTTGAGACTTTGGCCTCCGCCTTCAACACCGTCGGGCAGATCTTCTCGCTGATCGGCGTGCTGGTCGTCGGCTGGTTCGCCCGACTGGTCGGTAAGAAATCAGCATTCATCATACTCTTCATCATCGCCATCCTCAGCACATCGATGTTCTATTTCCTCAAGCCCGGGCAGGTGCCCTTGATGTTTGCCCTGCAGATGCTCGCGTCGATGACCGGAGGTCCCATGAGTGTGTTGTTATGGGCCATGTATGCGGACTCGGCTGACTACGCCCAGTGGAAACACGGACGCCGTGCCACGGGGCTTGTTTTTTCAGCCTCCACCATGTCGCAAAAAATAGGCTGGGCGTTCGGCGCTTTTGTGGCCCTGCAGCTCATGTCCCAGGTGGGTTTTGCCGCCAACCAAGAACAGTCGCCCGACAGTTTGCAGGGGATGCTGCTGCTCTTCAGCCTGATTCCAGCGGCTTTCGGAATTGTCTCGGTCGCGATCGTCACCATCTATCCACTCAACGAGAGGATGATGCGCACGATTGCGAAGGAGCTCAGTGCGGGCGGGGAATGA
- a CDS encoding glycoside hydrolase family 130 protein: protein MKQATPSATVVGPALPNIPWQDKPTDYPHPVWRYSENPIVERSPFPSCNSVFNSAAVPFEGKFAGVFRCDNTAREMQLHVGFSENGIDWDINPERIHFECDIPEIAEWVYGYDPRVVWLEDRYYVIWCNGYHGPTIGIAWTRDFKTFHQLENSFLPFNRNGVLFPRKIDGRYVMLNRPSDSGHTPFGDIYLSHSPDLTHWGSHRFVMNATDGWQSLKIGAGPTPIETTRGWLMFYHGVLLSCNGYVYSMGVALLDLEQPWKVLHRSKPYLLNPRETYECVGDVPNVVFPTAALCDAETGRIAIYYGCADTVSALAFCQVDEILDWLAANSTN from the coding sequence ATGAAACAAGCAACTCCGTCGGCTACCGTTGTGGGCCCGGCCCTTCCTAACATTCCCTGGCAAGACAAACCCACCGACTATCCCCACCCGGTCTGGCGTTACTCGGAGAACCCCATCGTGGAGCGCAGCCCGTTCCCGTCCTGTAACTCGGTTTTCAACAGTGCCGCGGTTCCCTTCGAGGGTAAGTTTGCCGGGGTCTTCCGCTGTGACAACACCGCGCGCGAAATGCAGCTCCACGTCGGCTTCAGTGAAAATGGAATCGACTGGGATATCAACCCCGAGAGAATCCACTTTGAATGCGATATCCCGGAGATTGCCGAATGGGTTTACGGTTATGACCCGCGAGTCGTCTGGCTGGAAGACCGCTACTATGTCATCTGGTGTAACGGCTATCACGGTCCGACCATTGGCATTGCCTGGACCAGGGATTTCAAAACATTCCACCAACTGGAGAACTCCTTTCTGCCGTTCAATCGCAACGGTGTGCTGTTTCCCCGGAAAATCGATGGTCGGTATGTGATGCTGAACCGGCCCAGCGACAGTGGCCACACCCCCTTCGGCGACATCTATCTGAGTCATAGCCCCGACCTGACCCACTGGGGCTCGCACCGCTTTGTGATGAACGCCACCGACGGCTGGCAGAGCCTCAAAATAGGTGCGGGTCCGACTCCGATTGAAACCACCAGGGGTTGGCTGATGTTCTATCATGGTGTGCTGTTATCTTGTAACGGCTATGTCTATTCGATGGGCGTCGCCTTGCTCGATCTGGAACAACCATGGAAAGTCCTGCACCGATCCAAACCCTATCTGCTCAACCCACGCGAAACGTACGAGTGCGTTGGTGATGTCCCTAACGTCGTCTTCCCCACCGCCGCGCTCTGCGATGCGGAGACCGGCCGGATCGCCATTTACTATGGCTGCGCAGACACCGTTTCGGCACTTGCTTTCTGCCAGGTCGACGAGATCCTCGACTGGCTGGCAGCGAACTCGACAAATTGA
- a CDS encoding PEP-CTERM sorting domain-containing protein (PEP-CTERM proteins occur, often in large numbers, in the proteomes of bacteria that also encode an exosortase, a predicted intramembrane cysteine proteinase. The presence of a PEP-CTERM domain at a protein's C-terminus predicts cleavage within the sorting domain, followed by covalent anchoring to some some component of the (usually Gram-negative) cell surface. Many PEP-CTERM proteins exhibit an unusual sequence composition that includes large numbers of potential glycosylation sites. Expression of one such protein has been shown restore the ability of a bacterium to form floc, a type of biofilm.), which translates to MHTRTSPHTSLAAIISCICLVFTWPSALAISFSLDAASPTGAPTDDILTAGPFPVLPGGGSGFDVNGISYGHSHTSFASVSGFAFSVDRVSGGIPGTATFVESSGGLGEQSADVYAATIAAPLFNTLLFDGNGASPPGAGTAPIGLGLIEMIGGLPTDNLNALDLRLPPPIGGSIYWTSDSLTLPGFSADIFITAAAPGYTAFPPAYVTAAGLGLSAADDIDALVVFDDGDGIYGAADTILFSLAPGSPSLPGLSAGPGDILIASGGGPVSAVPFALAGSLGLTPGDNVNALDVFIVPEPSSLFLLGFGITCLMMSHRRWQPC; encoded by the coding sequence ATGCACACTCGCACGTCCCCCCATACCTCACTCGCAGCGATCATCAGCTGCATTTGCCTCGTCTTCACCTGGCCCTCCGCGTTGGCCATATCATTTTCCCTCGATGCCGCCAGCCCCACGGGCGCACCGACCGATGACATTCTAACAGCCGGCCCCTTCCCCGTACTCCCCGGCGGAGGCTCGGGCTTCGATGTTAACGGCATTTCCTACGGCCATTCCCATACATCCTTCGCATCCGTCTCAGGCTTCGCCTTCAGTGTCGACCGGGTATCCGGCGGCATTCCCGGCACCGCCACTTTCGTGGAAAGCAGTGGCGGCCTCGGTGAGCAGTCGGCCGATGTCTACGCCGCCACGATCGCCGCGCCATTATTCAACACCCTGCTGTTTGATGGAAATGGCGCTTCCCCTCCGGGGGCTGGCACTGCCCCGATCGGACTCGGACTCATCGAGATGATCGGCGGACTACCCACAGACAACCTAAACGCGCTGGACCTGCGGCTGCCGCCTCCAATCGGCGGCTCGATTTACTGGACGTCAGATAGTCTGACATTACCTGGATTTTCAGCCGATATTTTCATCACCGCAGCAGCCCCCGGATACACCGCCTTCCCTCCAGCTTATGTGACCGCAGCCGGCCTCGGCCTGTCCGCGGCCGACGACATCGATGCCCTGGTCGTCTTTGATGATGGCGACGGTATTTACGGCGCAGCGGACACCATCCTGTTTTCCCTCGCCCCCGGCTCACCGTCCCTTCCAGGGCTGTCTGCCGGGCCCGGTGACATCCTCATCGCCTCCGGCGGTGGACCCGTTTCAGCCGTTCCCTTTGCCTTGGCGGGCTCGCTCGGACTTACTCCGGGAGACAACGTGAATGCACTGGATGTCTTCATCGTTCCCGAGCCTTCGTCGCTATTTTTGTTAGGTTTCGGAATCACATGCCTGATGATGTCCCATCGTAGGTGGCAACCATGCTAG
- a CDS encoding c-type cytochrome produces the protein MGHPVFTHVVAMIQRSAFCAFLCLAATTVVCPAQQGDRKGHEMIDPIPAAKIPPSPYLSLRDALNSFKIASGYVIEPVAYGTDVDLAVAISFDANGRAWTCEMRSYMPDISGNGEKTPNGRIRVLEDTDGDGKTDQVTTFLDGLVLPRAVSVTSDGCLYTSGNALYFIKRKGLVPVGEPIVVDPDYAKAGNPEHGANGLIYGHDNWYYSAKYAKRYRRFNGKWVTEATDHRGQWGITKDNAGRLYYNNNSTLLQGDRFRPNFFRGNPGNPPAAKMTHRLGSNRVHPIHMTPGVNRGYMKGTLDKNGKLVNATASCGVVIYRGDNFPASAQGMAFSCEPSADLVKAIQLTRDAWNKPSGSHPLGTNEFLASTDEWFLPCNLYTGPDGTLWMVDMYFGMLQHKTYMTSYLRKQYISRGLDKTPPSTGRIYRIRYADTPASPVPRMEGLAAGRLVEFLNHPNGLHRDTAQRLIVESGDTSVLKPLVELASDDTKPLGQIHALWTLDGLNLESYQALEAALKSSDPEVVATALDIVSIRRISEPSTVDVIDGIKPEARILHSLVRALAVADQPEKALQLVLKNPNADLLREAFISGLGENAAHFHNQHGKVADASLEKMIVAASQARSVKTSSPGKHLHGKELASFIRGQEVFTTKAACIGCHGDDGNGLTSLGPPLVKSEWVTGNATRLSKVLLHGMTGPVRVDGTVYTPALAMPGLGANAAISDQDIADVMTFVRNSWGNKAKAVDAKLVKQVRTDTKDRSEPYKATEL, from the coding sequence ATGGGGCACCCTGTATTCACCCACGTTGTCGCTATGATCCAACGAAGCGCGTTCTGCGCATTCCTCTGCCTTGCGGCCACCACGGTCGTCTGCCCGGCCCAGCAAGGCGACCGCAAGGGGCACGAGATGATCGACCCCATCCCTGCCGCCAAAATACCGCCGTCGCCTTATCTCAGTCTGCGGGATGCGCTGAACAGCTTCAAAATTGCCAGCGGTTACGTGATCGAACCCGTAGCCTACGGCACCGATGTCGATCTGGCCGTTGCCATCTCATTCGATGCGAACGGGCGCGCATGGACCTGTGAGATGCGCAGCTACATGCCGGATATTTCCGGCAATGGGGAAAAGACGCCCAATGGCCGCATCCGTGTGCTGGAGGACACCGATGGCGATGGCAAAACCGATCAGGTCACCACTTTTCTCGATGGGCTGGTGCTGCCACGCGCCGTCTCTGTCACCAGCGACGGCTGCCTCTACACCAGTGGCAACGCCCTCTATTTCATCAAAAGGAAAGGGCTTGTCCCAGTGGGCGAGCCCATCGTTGTCGACCCCGACTACGCCAAGGCAGGCAACCCGGAACACGGTGCCAACGGCTTGATCTACGGCCACGACAACTGGTATTACAGCGCCAAATACGCCAAGCGTTACCGTCGTTTCAACGGCAAATGGGTCACCGAGGCCACCGACCACCGGGGCCAGTGGGGTATTACCAAGGACAATGCGGGAAGGCTCTACTACAACAACAACAGCACCTTGCTGCAAGGTGACCGGTTTCGCCCGAACTTCTTCCGGGGCAACCCCGGCAATCCTCCCGCGGCCAAAATGACCCACCGCCTCGGCTCTAACCGTGTCCACCCGATTCACATGACCCCCGGCGTTAACCGGGGATACATGAAGGGCACCCTCGACAAAAACGGAAAGCTGGTCAACGCCACCGCCTCATGTGGAGTCGTGATCTACCGGGGCGATAACTTCCCCGCCTCGGCACAGGGTATGGCATTCTCCTGCGAACCATCAGCCGACCTGGTCAAAGCCATCCAGCTCACCCGCGATGCCTGGAACAAACCCAGCGGAAGCCATCCACTCGGCACCAATGAGTTCCTTGCCAGCACCGATGAATGGTTCCTCCCCTGCAACCTCTACACCGGACCCGATGGCACGCTCTGGATGGTCGATATGTATTTCGGTATGCTCCAGCACAAGACCTACATGACCTCCTACCTGCGCAAGCAGTACATCAGCCGTGGTCTGGATAAAACCCCGCCGTCAACCGGCAGGATCTACCGTATCCGCTATGCCGACACCCCCGCATCCCCCGTGCCACGCATGGAAGGATTGGCGGCTGGCCGACTCGTTGAATTCCTCAATCACCCCAACGGGCTGCATCGCGATACCGCGCAACGCCTGATCGTTGAATCCGGCGATACCAGTGTGCTCAAACCACTGGTTGAGCTAGCCTCGGATGACACCAAACCCCTGGGGCAAATCCATGCGCTATGGACGCTGGACGGGCTCAACCTGGAATCCTACCAAGCCCTTGAAGCCGCTTTGAAATCATCCGATCCCGAGGTGGTGGCCACCGCCCTTGATATTGTTTCCATCAGGCGGATTTCCGAACCAAGCACGGTAGATGTCATCGATGGGATCAAACCCGAAGCTCGTATCCTACACTCCCTGGTCCGTGCGCTGGCTGTCGCGGACCAACCGGAAAAAGCGCTGCAACTCGTACTTAAAAACCCCAATGCAGACCTGCTTCGTGAAGCCTTCATCAGCGGCCTCGGTGAAAACGCGGCTCATTTCCACAATCAACACGGCAAAGTCGCCGACGCATCACTGGAAAAAATGATCGTGGCTGCATCCCAGGCCAGGTCCGTCAAAACCAGCTCTCCAGGCAAACACCTCCATGGCAAGGAACTCGCCTCATTTATACGTGGCCAGGAAGTCTTCACCACCAAAGCCGCCTGCATAGGTTGCCACGGTGACGACGGCAATGGCCTCACCAGCCTCGGTCCACCACTGGTCAAATCGGAATGGGTCACAGGCAACGCCACCCGCCTCTCCAAGGTTCTGCTTCACGGTATGACCGGCCCTGTTAGGGTCGACGGCACGGTCTACACCCCGGCCCTCGCCATGCCTGGACTCGGTGCCAATGCCGCGATTTCCGACCAGGATATCGCCGACGTCATGACTTTTGTTAGAAACAGCTGGGGCAACAAGGCAAAGGCCGTGGATGCCAAACTCGTCAAGCAAGTCCGCACCGACACCAAAGACCGGAGCGAGCCTTACAAAGCGACTGAATTATAA
- a CDS encoding DUF1080 domain-containing protein produces the protein MKSTLLLLGLIPLISCAHAKDVAKEKPAAEAGKTIQLFDGKTLDGWKVVGGNGQYKVEDGCIVGFGKNVRGNTFLRTEKTYGDFELSYEFKFDDRTGNSGLMFRALQKPSKDGNGRVNGYQCEGDNTDRSWSAGLYDEARRGWLFPKQTDKEHSAKFTAQGKKLFKWTEWNTIVIRCQGNHIQTWLNGEKRVDYVDKDPKHDTREGFFGLQVHGGKSCNVRWRNLTLKQL, from the coding sequence ATGAAATCAACTCTCCTACTCCTCGGACTCATCCCCTTGATCTCCTGCGCCCACGCCAAAGACGTGGCCAAGGAAAAACCTGCGGCAGAAGCCGGCAAAACCATCCAGCTCTTCGATGGCAAAACACTTGATGGTTGGAAAGTAGTCGGCGGCAACGGCCAGTACAAAGTCGAAGACGGATGTATCGTCGGGTTTGGTAAAAACGTCAGGGGCAACACCTTCCTGCGCACCGAGAAAACCTACGGCGACTTCGAGCTTAGCTATGAATTTAAATTCGACGACCGGACCGGCAACTCCGGCCTGATGTTCCGCGCCCTCCAAAAGCCCTCCAAGGATGGCAACGGCCGGGTCAACGGTTACCAGTGCGAAGGCGACAACACCGACCGCTCATGGAGCGCCGGACTCTATGACGAAGCCCGTCGCGGTTGGCTCTTCCCCAAACAAACGGACAAGGAGCACAGCGCCAAATTCACCGCCCAAGGGAAGAAACTCTTCAAATGGACGGAATGGAACACCATCGTGATCCGCTGCCAGGGCAACCACATCCAGACCTGGCTCAACGGCGAGAAACGTGTCGATTATGTTGATAAAGACCCCAAGCACGATACCCGCGAAGGCTTTTTCGGGCTTCAGGTTCACGGCGGCAAATCATGTAACGTCCGCTGGCGCAACCTGACCCTGAAGCAGCTCTAG